A part of Bacteroidia bacterium genomic DNA contains:
- a CDS encoding MlaD family protein yields MKISNEVKFGVIAVVTIAMIVYGLNFMAGSRFFGSSLIIYAKYQDVQGLIEGNPIMVNGLRVGKVSRLQLEDMKSGLVTATFEITQNLNVPENSIAMIYNFDLLGSKGVKLFVPDSLPASDKYLKSGDMIKGFVEAGVFDEASDLVKTQGSQILIEVAKLAVQINDIVKLTKNLLTDTENNNTMRATLDNIRETSNNLTSITRKVDSLAGEINGIASNAGSIVRNVENNNANIEAIISNIRSTTDSLVKASDEVKELLTDASSTVSNIESMVAKLDTTGGTLGLLLNDTRLYDSLTVTTENLNSVLREVKANPQRFFDDIKIYLIERKDKARKPENEVNPR; encoded by the coding sequence ATGAAAATCAGCAATGAGGTAAAATTTGGTGTGATTGCAGTGGTAACCATTGCCATGATTGTCTATGGCCTGAATTTTATGGCAGGATCGCGTTTTTTTGGCTCATCTCTGATTATATATGCCAAATATCAGGACGTACAGGGGCTGATTGAGGGAAATCCGATCATGGTCAACGGGCTGAGAGTAGGGAAGGTGTCCCGGCTTCAACTCGAAGATATGAAATCTGGTCTGGTAACGGCTACTTTTGAGATCACCCAGAACCTGAATGTGCCCGAGAATTCTATTGCCATGATTTACAACTTTGACCTGTTAGGTTCAAAAGGGGTGAAATTATTTGTTCCGGACTCATTGCCTGCTTCTGACAAATACCTGAAAAGTGGTGATATGATCAAAGGTTTTGTGGAGGCTGGTGTATTTGATGAAGCTTCTGATCTGGTAAAAACACAGGGTTCACAGATTCTTATTGAGGTCGCAAAGCTGGCCGTTCAAATCAATGATATTGTGAAGCTCACCAAAAACCTGCTTACCGATACCGAAAACAACAACACAATGCGGGCCACGCTCGACAATATCCGGGAGACTTCCAATAACCTGACGAGTATCACCCGAAAGGTGGATAGTCTTGCGGGTGAAATCAATGGTATTGCCTCCAATGCAGGTAGTATCGTCCGGAATGTAGAAAATAATAATGCCAATATCGAAGCAATCATTTCCAACATCCGATCTACCACAGACTCCCTGGTAAAAGCCTCCGATGAAGTGAAAGAACTGCTTACAGATGCCAGTTCTACAGTCTCGAATATAGAAAGTATGGTCGCCAAACTGGATACTACCGGAGGTACACTGGGTTTGTTATTAAATGATACCCGTCTTTACGACAGCCTCACGGTTACTACAGAAAACCTCAACTCTGTACTTCGCGAAGTGAAAGCCAATCCCCAGCGATTTTTTGACGATATTAAAATATATCTGATTGAGCGAAAGGACAAGGCCAGAAAGCCGGAAAATGAGGTGAATCCCCGTTGA
- a CDS encoding WG repeat-containing protein yields MRFYLLTALLCSTLTHSFSQDFRARAKDKGLWGYIDLSGEWVIQAQYEDSRNFSEGLAAVKSNGLWGFIDVSGKWLVNPKYKETGDFLEGVARVRENRLWGYIELQGTMVIPEKFTDCGDFHENFARVKSEEGDWSFIDLTGTMLKELRFDDVQDFYEDAARVNKGGLWGYIDHLGNWMILPRFTEAHDFSEGLALVGIEAGYGYVDREGNWVIKPFFPKAESFLNGLARVKGPGSSRWGFILPSGDWKVSPGFLDVGDFHEGVARASLQTDWGFINKEGEWLIYPQYVVVADFQDGIAAAQKGTKLGYLNLQGEWIAEPQFEYAGGFSNGIARVRKSRKWGYISTTGEWLIEPVFSDAEDFVEIGNEVVGGKE; encoded by the coding sequence ATGCGGTTTTACCTTCTGACGGCTTTACTTTGCTCAACTTTAACGCATTCTTTCTCGCAGGATTTCAGAGCCAGGGCCAAAGATAAAGGGCTATGGGGTTATATCGATCTTTCTGGAGAATGGGTAATCCAGGCCCAATATGAAGACTCCCGAAATTTTTCCGAAGGGCTTGCTGCGGTGAAAAGTAACGGTTTGTGGGGATTTATTGATGTTTCCGGCAAATGGCTGGTTAATCCTAAATACAAAGAGACCGGTGATTTTCTGGAAGGAGTTGCCCGTGTAAGGGAAAATCGGCTATGGGGGTATATTGAGCTTCAGGGCACAATGGTCATTCCAGAAAAATTTACAGACTGCGGCGATTTTCACGAAAACTTTGCCCGCGTAAAAAGCGAGGAAGGCGATTGGAGTTTTATAGACCTTACCGGGACCATGCTCAAAGAACTCCGGTTTGACGATGTACAAGATTTTTACGAAGACGCCGCAAGAGTAAACAAAGGCGGATTGTGGGGCTATATTGATCATTTGGGCAACTGGATGATTTTGCCGCGGTTTACTGAAGCCCACGACTTTTCGGAAGGCCTTGCCCTTGTAGGTATTGAAGCCGGATACGGGTATGTCGATAGAGAAGGAAACTGGGTAATAAAACCATTTTTTCCAAAAGCCGAAAGTTTTCTCAATGGACTGGCGCGGGTCAAAGGGCCCGGTTCATCGCGTTGGGGATTCATTCTGCCCTCCGGGGACTGGAAAGTTTCTCCCGGATTTCTGGATGTCGGTGATTTTCACGAGGGCGTAGCACGTGCCAGTCTGCAAACCGACTGGGGGTTTATCAACAAAGAAGGCGAATGGTTGATCTATCCCCAATATGTCGTCGTGGCTGATTTTCAGGATGGAATTGCCGCTGCCCAAAAAGGTACCAAACTGGGCTATCTCAATCTGCAAGGTGAATGGATTGCAGAGCCGCAATTTGAATATGCAGGAGGATTTTCCAATGGTATTGCCCGGGTAAGAAAATCAAGAAAATGGGGGTACATTTCCACTACCGGAGAATGGTTGATCGAACCGGTTTTTTCAGATGCCGAAGATTTTGTGGAAATCGGAAATGAAGTTGTAGGAGGAAAAGAGTGA